One window of Oceanispirochaeta sp. genomic DNA carries:
- a CDS encoding radical SAM protein, with product MDNKLSQFHGSREYLALEKRDREFLEQICRNWQFSVQQIRQIIRISRDLETWDEGSLEEHWGVPESLKPGDRGEKEKRFKSLTLSWQKLKDVPKDYSNFSPGKIVNPVPGFQAILDERQILGDCPVASEKTRCCNLKTLDAVINCGFDCSYCSIQSFYSENKILFHSDLKEKLAKLNLDPGKTWHIGTGQSSDSLMWGNRDGLLEDLCRFAWKNPHVILELKTKSDNVKELLELDVPPNMLLTWSLNTPPLIAAEERLTASLEKRLEAARMVADRGIAVGFHLHPMVWYKGWESDYEALTREMTRQFKAEEVLCVSLGTLTFIKPVLKQLRERPILSKILQMPLEEAAGKWSYPLKIKEELFKAAATGLKEWREDVFFYMCMEDPQLWQPVFGRAYTDNAEFEKDMLYNYQKKISAIQNRRK from the coding sequence ATGGACAATAAACTATCACAGTTTCATGGGAGCAGGGAATACCTGGCTCTCGAGAAGAGAGACAGGGAATTCCTGGAACAGATTTGCCGGAACTGGCAGTTCTCGGTTCAGCAGATAAGGCAGATCATCCGGATCTCACGGGATCTGGAAACCTGGGATGAGGGGAGCCTGGAAGAGCACTGGGGTGTCCCGGAAAGCCTGAAACCCGGAGACCGGGGAGAAAAGGAAAAACGCTTTAAGTCACTGACCCTCTCCTGGCAAAAACTGAAGGATGTGCCCAAGGACTACAGCAATTTTTCACCCGGGAAGATAGTGAATCCCGTCCCGGGATTTCAAGCCATCCTGGATGAACGCCAGATTCTGGGAGATTGTCCTGTTGCCTCGGAAAAAACCCGCTGCTGCAATCTCAAGACACTGGATGCGGTGATCAACTGCGGGTTTGACTGCTCCTACTGCTCCATACAGTCCTTTTATTCGGAAAATAAAATACTCTTTCACAGCGACTTGAAAGAAAAGCTCGCCAAACTGAATCTTGACCCGGGGAAAACCTGGCATATCGGGACGGGACAATCCTCGGACTCCCTCATGTGGGGAAACCGGGACGGCCTTCTGGAAGATCTCTGCCGCTTTGCATGGAAAAACCCTCATGTCATCCTGGAACTCAAGACAAAATCAGACAATGTAAAAGAGCTGCTCGAACTGGATGTCCCCCCCAACATGCTCCTGACCTGGTCACTCAACACACCACCCCTTATTGCCGCAGAAGAAAGACTGACAGCCAGCCTGGAGAAACGGCTGGAGGCGGCCCGGATGGTGGCGGATAGAGGGATAGCTGTGGGCTTCCATCTGCATCCCATGGTCTGGTACAAGGGATGGGAGTCTGATTATGAAGCCCTGACCAGGGAGATGACCCGGCAGTTCAAAGCCGAGGAGGTACTATGCGTCTCCCTGGGGACTCTGACCTTTATCAAACCGGTTCTGAAACAACTGCGGGAGCGCCCCATCCTCAGCAAGATACTGCAGATGCCCCTGGAGGAAGCCGCCGGGAAGTGGTCCTACCCCCTGAAGATCAAGGAAGAGCTCTTTAAAGCCGCCGCAACGGGGCTGAAAGAGTGGAGGGAGGATGTCTTTTTTTATATGTGCATGGAAGATCCTCAGCTCTGGCAACCCGTTTTTGGAAGAGCCTATACTGACAATGCTGAATTTGAAAAGGATATGCTCTATAATTATCAGAAGAAAATCTCTGCGATTCAAAACAGGAGAAAATGA